In Cololabis saira isolate AMF1-May2022 chromosome 10, fColSai1.1, whole genome shotgun sequence, a single window of DNA contains:
- the sf3a2 gene encoding splicing factor 3A subunit 2 — translation MDFQHRAGGKTGSGGVASASESNRDRRERLRQLALETIDINKDPYFMKNHLGSYECKLCLTLHNNEGSYLAHTQGKKHQTNLARRAAKEAKEAPAQPAPAKVKVEVKKFVKIGRPGYKVTKQRDQETGQQSLLFQIDYPEIAEGIGPRHRFMSAYEQRIEPPDRRWQYLLFAAEPYETIAFKVPSREIDKAENRFWTHWNKETKQFFLQFHFKMEKAISQSGGSVPPTVKHPNSLMGGGGPRQPSDSLPPPPPGGMPVPPLPPRAPGTPHMPHQMAMPPMPMRPPPPQGLSVSNN, via the exons ATGGATTTCCAGCATCGAGCAGGAGGGAAGACGGGCAGCGGTGGCGTGGCGTCTGCCTCTGAGAGCAACCGCGACAGACGGGAGCGGCTTCGCCAGCTGGCTCTGGAGACCATTGACATCAACAAAGACCCCTACTTTATGAAAAATCATTTAGGATCATATGAGTGCAAACTTTGTCTGACACTTCACAACAATGAG GGTAGCTACTTGGCTCACACGcaaggaaaaaaacatcagaCCAACCT AGCACGGAGAGCAGCCAAAGAGGCAAAAGAAGCTCCTGCTCAACCAGCTCCAGCGAAAGTGAAAGTTGAGGTCAAGAAATTTGTAAAAATTGGTAGACCAGGATATAAAG TTACCAAACAGAGGGACCAGGAGACCGGTCAACAGTCTTTGCTTTTCCAG attgactATCCGGAGATTGCTGAAGGAATTGGACCCCGGCATCGTTTCATGTCTGCCTATGAGCAGCGTATTGAGCCCCCTGACCGTCGCTGGCAGTATCTGCTGTTTGCTGCTGAACCATATGAAACTATCGCCTTCAAA GTCCCCAGCAGGGAAATTGATAAAGCAGAAAACCGCTTCTGGACTCATTGGAACAAAGAAACTAAACAG TTCTTCCTGCAATTCCACTTCAAAATGGAGAAAGCTATTTCCCAGTCTGGCGGTTCAGTACCTCCCACTGTGAAACACCCCAATTCTCTCATGGGTGGAGGAGGACCTCGTCAGCCATCCGACAGTCTGCCTCCCCCCCCACCAGGAGGGATGCCAGTACCTCCTCTACCACCTCGCGCCCCTGGTACCCCCCACATGCCTCATCAGATGGCCATGCCCCCCATGCCGATGAGACCCCCCCCACCACAGGGCCTATCAGTATCTAATAATTGA
- the LOC133451932 gene encoding uncharacterized protein LOC133451932 — MEESYETFEEELGPSRAEPPPQKPVRQICRPEMYTARKIREEVTPLPQQPRSEPKTLPREGSFGKTTSLHKALSIQNLTQIEKPWENVTLNRCLFVAISILVLTSGLQKLNETLRGHGTSEEEEEAGLTMRRSGLRHRGQPPEPEKSLWEVLLWWLPDLDDEEEEDEDDEEIKRGKSKRGVTSRTSKTSTGLRNRPLPDKKLLKERRGTLSERRAKRGKEREIKDDPEEGADEDNKETVPKKNKKSEEKKKKAKKV; from the exons ATGGAAGAAAGTTATGAAACATTTGAGGAGGAGTTAGGGCCATCAAGAGCAGAACCTCCCCCACAGAAGCCTGTTCGACAGATCTGCAGACCAG AAATGTATACAGCACGGAAAATCAGAGAG GAAGTGACTCCACTTCCACAGCAGCCACGATCAGAACCTAAAACCTTACCCAGAGAGGGCAGTTTTGGCAAAACAA CATCCTTGCACAAAGCCTTGTCCATCCAGAACCTGACTCAGATAGAAAAACCGTGGGAAAACGTCACCCTCAACCGCTGTCTGTTTGTGGCCATCAGTATTCTGGTGCTCACATCAGGCTTACAGAAACTTAATG AAACTCTTCGTGGTCATGGAACaagtgaggaggaggaagaagctgGACTGACGATGAGGCGGTCAGGACTGAGGCACAGAGGCCAGCCGCCAGAG CCAGAGAAATCTTTGTGGGAGGTCTTGTTGTGGTGGCTACCTGACTtggatgatgaagaggaagaggatgaggatgatgaagaaATCAAAAGAGGAAAATCAAAGAGAGGAGTAACATCACGAACATCCAAAACATCCACTGGTCTGAGAAATAGGCCACTGCCAGACAAAAAACTCCTGAAGGAAAGACGTGGGACATTAAGTGAAAGAAGAGCCAAGAGAGGCAAAGAGAGGGAGATAAAAGACGACCCTGAAGAGGGAGCAGATGAGGATAACAAGGAGACGGTGCCTAAGAAAAATAAGAAGtcggaagaaaagaagaaaaaagctaaaaagGTTTGA